The stretch of DNA CACGGACGACCGCGAGGACGATCGCCGTGACGAGGACTGACGGGAGGATGATCGTCGGGAAGAGGACGATCCACGCGATCCCGATCGGCCCGACGACGATCCCGTGCTCGTCGTACTCGTCGTGCTGGACGAGCGTGTCGTGGTACTGCCGCGATTCGAGCCCTGGATCAGCGACTCGTCGATCTCAACGGTCTGTTTGCCGGCGGTGGGTTCGACCGCAACCGCGATATCGTGGGTTTCGCTGCCGTAGGCGGTGGCGACGGTGAGCGTCCCTCGGACGGGGCCGGTGTCGTGGACGCTGACCGGCACTCGGGCCGTCGCGCCGGTGCGGATGTAGTGGTTGCCCGAGGGGAGCGACGCGATCTCCGCGAACCCGTTGCCGAGCCGGAGGTGGGCGTGGGCGGCCTCGCCGTGGTTCTCGATCTCGACCACGAACGAGTCGGCGGTCTCGAAGCTATCGGGAGCTTCGATCGCGTGGAGGCGGTCGCGGTTCAGGTGGACGGCGAGCGTCTCAGGCACGGTCTACTCCCCGCATGCTCAGGCCGGCGCGTCGTCGCGCATATCTGGCGGGAGGAGGTTCGGAATTCCCTCTTCGATGGGGTACTCCTCGCCACACTCGGTGCAGACGAGCCGCCCCTCGAGCACCTCGTCGTCGTCTCGCTGGATGGGTTCGAGCTCGAGCTCCTGCTTGTCCATCGGACACCGGATGATGTCCATCAGTGACTCCTTCACCGGCGCTCACCCCTACTCATACGCGAGGCGACGATCGGCGGTGATAAAAACGTGGCGCTCGCCCCGCGGTGGCGCGGTGCGGCCGCGGTGGCGGCGCGGCTGCGGCGGGTCGTGGCGGCGGCCGCGGGAGCAGTTGCAGGGCGGCAGCGGTGCGGACCTGGCGGATGAAGGGCGAGACGCGCGAGCTCCCGTTCGCTTCGCTCACGGGAACGGAGTGAGCGCGCGGTGAGGGCTTCGGCGGTGCTGTACGGTTGCGGAAAGTGCCAGCGGTTCTACCGCGAGCGACCAGGGGAGCGAGCGGGTGTTTTCACCCATCGGAAGACTCGCTTCGCTCACGGCTCGTTCCTTGCGCCACTCGTCTTCCGAGCCTTCGTCCGCCTTCGTCTTCGCGCGGCTCCGCTGCCCGAACGGTCTGCGGGACCTCCGACCCCGCGCTACTCACGAAACCGGGTTTTGCAAGCCGAGCGGGACTGTTCCATCGTCCTGCTGGCCGTGCGAGCGGGCGCTTCGCGCCCGCGAACAGGCGGGGGTGGGCGAGCGTAGCGACGCACCCCGCAACAAAAAAGTGGGGGGCGTCTAGCGCTGATCGACCGGCACGAACGACTCGTCCTCCGAGCCGGTGTAGCGGGCGCGCGGACGGATCAGTCGGTTGTTCTCCTGATATTCGAGGACGTGGCCGAGCCAGCCACCGACCCGGCTCATCGCGAAGATCGGGGTGTACATGTCCATCGGGATCCCGAGCTGGTGGTAGACCGATCCCGAGTAGAAGTCGACGTTGGGGGCGATCCCTTTCTCGATCAGCCCCTCCTCGCGGAGGTGGTTCTCGATCGCGGTAGTTGCGTCGTACCACTTGGTCTCACCGGCGGACTCGCCGAGTTCCTCCAGTCGGCTCTGGAGGATGTCCGCACGCGGGTCCTTGACGTTGTACACGCGGTGGCCCCAGCCGGGCACCCGCCAGTCCTCGCGATTCTCGCGTGCGTCGGCGACGAACTCGACCGGGTCAGCGTCCGTCTCGTCGATCTCGTAGAGCATCTCCATCACGTCCTGGTTCGCGCCGCCGTGGAGCGGGCCCGAGAGCGCGCCCACACCACCGGTCAGCGCGCTGTAGGCGTCGGCGTACGTGCTCGCGATCACCATCGTGGTGAACGTCGAGGCGTTCAGGCCGTGGTCGGCGTGGAGCACGAGCGCCTGATCGAAGGTTTCGGCCGCGACGTCGTCGGGCTCCTCGCCGGTGAGCATGTAGAGGAAGTTCGCGGCGTAGCCCAGATCGGGATGGGGATCGACGGGCTCCTCGCCGTTGCGCAGGCGGTCGAACGCCGCGAGCACCGTGGGGACCTTCGCGGCGACGCGTCGTCCCTTTCGGAGGGTGGCCTCGCGGTCGCGTGGGTTCGCCGCCGAGTCGGGATCGCCGGCCGAGAACATCGAGACCGCCGTCCGGAGCGCGGCCATCGGCCGCTCGTCGCCCGCGAGATCGGCGAGCGTCGCGAGGATCCGGTCGTCGACCGCTCGCTCGTTCGCGAGGGCGTCCGCGAACGCGTCGAGCTCGTCGCGATCGGGGAGGTGGCCGTGCCAGAGCAGGTAGCACACCTCCTCGTAACTCGCCTCGCGAGCGAGGTCCTCGATGGCGTAGCCCCGGTACACCAGCCGCCCCGCATCGCCGTCGATGTTGCTGAGCGAGGATTCGGCCACCAGCACACCTTCGAGACCACGTTTGAGCTCATCGGACATCGCTCCAGCATACCCAACCTGCCAGTAAAAGCATTATCGTTGCGTCCCTGTTGCACGATCCGCACTCACCGGTACGTTTCGAGCGTGACACCGGAAATCGTCCCAAAATGTGAATCGCCAGCGAGGACGGGTTCGTCGCGTTCGATGGCGGTTGCGGCGATTGCGGCATCGGCCTTCCCGATACCGGGACCGTCGCCATCGTCGGTCATGCGCTCACCGAGGAGTCGCCCGGCACGCCGAGCAATGCGCGGGGTCGTATCCACCAACGGATACGAGTCCAACACCGTCTCGACGGCCCGACGTTCCTCAGAAGAGTTCGCCACCTTCCCGACACCGATGTAGAGTTCCAGCACGCTCATCGCGGGCATGACGAGCGGGACACCCTCGGCTTCGAGTTCGCGCTCCATCGAGACCGCGGCCTCCAGGTCGTCGATGACGTCCAACACGAAGCTCGTATCGACGATCATTCGAAGCGGTCGGCGACCTCGCGGACCGCCTCACGGTCTCGGTCGTCGGCGTCATCGATGGCCTCGCGCATTGCGGCCACCTCGCTCCCCTCGAACACGTCACGGAGGTCGCGCAACGAACGGCCACCGACGAGCCGCTCGACGGCCTCGCTGAACGATTCGTCGTCGCGCTTGCTCGACCGAATGCGTTCGTACACGTGATCTTGGAGTCGAATCTGTCGTGACATCCTTGTTGACAGCGTTGACGCTCGACGGTAATCAGCGTTCGGACGAGCGTCCGGGTTTTTCCTCGTAGCCATCTCCACCTGCAGGAGCGGTGAACGAAGTGAACAGAGTTGGACTCGTCGGGACCGAGCAAACGCGCAGCGTTTGCGAGGGTCGACGAGTTCACGACTGAACGAGCGAAGCGAGTGAAGAAGTGGACTCGCCGGGATTTGAACCCGGGGCCTTCCCCGTGCCAGGGGGATGATCTACCACTGATCTACGAGCCCGTACTCAGTACCATCGCCGTCGTTTTCATAAACCCATCGAACCCGACGCGCCGAGTCGAAACGGTTTAATCCGGCCCACGGGTGTGGGAGGATGGGAACAGCACGGCCGCAAATCTGACACGCCCTCGCGGGCTCCGGGATTGCGGTAGTGTTCGGTAGCGTTTCGTGCGATTCCTATCCTCACATATGGCACGAATGCATACACGACGCCGCGGGTCGTCCAGTTCGGACACGCCCGTGGCGGACGATCCGCCGGAGTGGAGCGACGTCGACACCGACGCCATCGAAGCGCGCGTCGTCGAACTGGCAGAAGAGGGCTACGGCCCGAGCCAGATCGGTCTCAAACTGCGCGACGAGGGCGTCCAGGGCACGCCGATCCCGGACGTCCAGCTCGCCACCGACAAGAAAGTGACCGAGATCTTGGACGACCACGACGCCAGTGGCGACCTTCCGGAAGATCTTCGGAACCTGCTCGAACGCGCGGTTCGGCTCCGCGAGCACATGGCCGACAACCCGGGCGACGCCCAGAACAAGCGCGCGCTCCAGAACGCCGAGGCGAAGGTCCGCCGGCTCGCCGACTACTACCGCGGCGACGAGCTCGACGAGGACTTCAAGTACACCTACGAGCACGCACGGGAACTCCTGTAGATGGCCGTCGCCGGTCGTTCCGAGGACGGATCGACTGCCGACAGCGCCGCCGCTGCGCTCCGTGAGGCCGGGTTCGTCCGGTTTCACGTCGCGCCCGACGGCGACGCGCTGGCGACTGCCGGGCTCCTCGCCCGGGCGCTCGCCGAGCGGGACACCCCGTTCCAGGCGAGCGTCGTCCGCAGCGGACGACCGGGAACGACCGACACTGCAGGCACCGACGACACGACCACCGTGTGTATCGGCGGCACGGAGCCCGCCGACGTCACGCTCGACCCGCCCGGATCGGCGAGCGAGGCAGCGTTCGAGGCTGCACGCGAACTCGGGAGCGATCCCGACCCGATCCTCGCGCTCGCCGGCGCGTTCACCCCTCCCGACGCCGCGCTCGAAGGGAGCGCCGCGTTCGAGGCCGCACGCGACCACGACCTCATCGAACAGCGGCCTGGAGTCGCGATCCCGGTCACGGACCTCGTCGATGGGCTCGCACACACGACGCTCGCCCACGCCGGGTTTTCGGGCGATCCCGATGCGGTGCGCGAGACGCTCGACGGCCGCGAAACCGCTGACACGGACGAAGAACGACGCGAGGTCGCCTCGATCGTCGCGCTCACGGCCGCCGGCGCGGAGGACGCGACATCGCGCGCCGCCGAGACGGTCGAGCACGTGCTCCGTCCGTACGCGATCACCGAACGCTCCAACGACGGGTCGGCCACAGCTCCCGAGTTCGCGACCGTCGGCGGGTACGCGGACGTGCTGCGTGCGTGTGCCCACGAACGACCAGGCACCGGGCTCGCGCTGGCGATCGGCCACGATGTCCGCAACGCGGCGCTATCGGCGTGGCGCGCACACGCGGAGCGGGCCCACGCCGCGGTTAGAACGGCGACGACGGCACGACACCGGAATCTCGTTGTCGCCCGCGTCGACACGGACGCGCCGCTTGCGACGACCGCACGGCTCTTCTGTGACTTTCGATCGCCGGAACCGGTCGTGGTGGCGGTCGGTGAAACCGAGGCCGCGGCCGCCGCGACCGACGATCGAAATCTCGGTACGCGGATGCGCGAGGCCGCAGCGGCTGCCGACGGCAACGGAGCGGGCAGCGAACGCCGCGGCCGCGCGACGTTCACCGACGACGAGGCGTTCGTCGCGGCGTTCCGGGAGGCGATGGCGTGAGCCGACGCGCCCGACTCCGGACCGAGTCGACTCACGCTGGCGTCGTCGCTGCGGCGCTCGTTCCGGACAACACGCCGGAAATGGAGACGGTCGTGGCGGACGACGCCATCGAGACCATGATCGCGCGCGAGACGACCGGTGGACTCCGGACCACGGTCGACGACTACGTGGTCAATCTCTCGGTGGCCGAACGCGTCGCGCAGGCAGCCGAGCAGCGCGCAGCCGATCGAGGAATCGACCACGAGGCGGATCGAGCGACGGAGCATCGAGCGACTGACCAACCGCGATCCACGGACGACGTGGACGACACCCAGACCACGAACGACACGAACCCATGAGCGAACGATCAGTTTCACGACAGCAACAGGAGAAACGGTGGTACACCGTGTTCGCGCCCGAGGAGTTCGATCGGGCCGAACTCGGCGAGACCCCCGCGAACGAACCGAACCAGGTGCTCGATCGCACCATCGAGACCACGCTCGGCGATCTGACCGACGACGCCGGCGCGAACAACGTCAAGCTCACGTTCCGAGTCCGGGACGTGGGCAGCGACGCGGCCTACACCGAGTTCATCAAACACGAGCTCACTCGGGACTACCTCGACAGTCTCGTGCGCCGCGGGGCCTCGAAGGTCGAGGCCTACCTCACGGTGATGACGAGCGACGAGTATCGTGTTCGGATCCAGCCGGTCGCGTTCACGACCCAGAAGGCCGACGACAGCCAGGAGCGCGCGATCCGTCGGCGGATGACCGAACTCGTCGAGGAAGCCGCCAGCGAGCGGACCTTCGAGGAGCTCGTCGACAGCGTGACCCAGGGTCGGCTGTCGAGTGCGATCTACGGCGAGGCGCGCACCATCTACCCGCTCCGGCGGGTCGAGGTCGGCAAGCTCGCGCTCGACGCCCATCCCGACGAAGTCGCCGAAGAGGAAGAGACCGCGGTCGACGTCGACGAAGAAGACGTCGAGGTCTGAATCGCGGATCTTCGTCGCTATTCGACGACGGTGAACTGCGCGACCATCCCGCCACGTTCGTGTGGAATGCAGAAATAGTTATACGTCCCGGGAACCTCGAACGTCACTTCGAACGTCTCGCCGCTGGCGATCCCGCCACCACCCCGCTGGAGCCACGCGTCACGGGCCGCCTTGGTGCTCTCGAACCCGCCGGAGGCGAAAAACGTCGCTCCGTCCGGAATTCCCGATTCGTACGCGGTCACGGTGTGAGTTCGCGAGCCGGTGTTGCGCCAGACGACCGCCTCGCCGACGCGTGGCTCGAAGTTCTCTGGCTGGAGGAACGCGCTCGAACTCATTCCGATCTCGTCGTCGCCCTCCTGACGCGACTGTCCAGTACAGCCCGCGAAAACGGCGGTGACGCCCGCAGCAGCCCCGAGAAACGCGCGTCGGTTCATACCTAATCATCACACGCCGCGCGATTTAGACCCCTCGGTAGCCGCTGGACGAGGTCGCGGGGCCAGTCGGCGCGCCGAAGATAAACCCCTAAACCGCGGGTCGGCGAGTCCGGTGGTATGCAGCCCCGTTTCGTCGCACGGCTCGGGCTCGCCGACGCCGTCACGGCGACAAACGCCGGTCTCGGCTTCCTCGCAGCGGCCGCTGCGATGGTCGATCCCGGACTCGCCGCCCGGCTGATCCTGCTGGCGGCGATCGCCGACGGCCTCGACGGCGCGATCGCCCAGCACGTCGGGAGCACGCCGGTCGGGGAGTTCCTCGACTCGCTCGCGGATGTCGCCTCGTTCGGCGTCGCGCCCGCACTGTTCGTCTTCGCCACCGCGCGCACCGCGTGGGACCTCTCGCTCGCCGAACCCTCTCCGTCGGTGACACTCACACTGCTCGTGACCGGGCTGTTCGTCGTGACGGCGGTCGTCAGGCTCGGGCTCTACACCGCCTACGATATCGGACGCGAGGCGACCGAGGGCGCACAGACCACGCTGGCGGCGACGGTGCTCGCGGTCGCCTATCTCGCCGGGGTGCGGTCGCCGGCGGTGCTCCTCGGCGCGACCCTCGCCTTCGTTGGGCTGATGGTCGCACCGTTTCGGTACCCCGACCTCCGGATTCGGGACGCGCTGGCGATGGGTGTCGTTCAGGCGCTGTCGATCCTCGCTCCGGGAGCGTTCGGTCGGCTGTTTCCCCGATTGTTGCTCGCCGCCGCACTCGCGTACCTCGCGCTCGCGCCACGGCTGTATCGCCGTGGGACTCCCGAAGGGAAACGCACTTAGTAGCTTGTGCCACAGTTTTCTCCATGAGCAACGGGGACGACGAGCCCGACGCCGACACCGGCGAGGGGTCAGCGGGGGCCACGGACCAGCCTGCGGATGGGGACGACGGGGAAGCCGAAACCGACGCCATCGAAACGAAGCACNCCCGCTCAGAGATGTGTATAAGAGACAGGGACGAGGCGGATGACGGGGACGACGACGAGGAGAGCGAACGCACCCGCGAGGAACTCGAATCACGCGTCACGGAGCTCCGCGAGGCGATCGAGTCCCAGCGCGGTCCGTACGCCGAAGACGTCGTCGAGACGGTCGAAGGCGCAAAAACGACGATCACCGAGACGCGCTGGACCGACGAGGGCGAGCGCGAGGTGGCCGAAGCGGTCGAGCGCTTCCTCGACGGCGCTGGCGACGCGCTCGACGAAACGTTCGCCGTGGAGAGCGACGGAGCTGACTCCGAGACGGAGAACGAGACCGCAACTGACGCCGGCGACGGCGAGGAAGACGCCGACGACGGGGAAGACGCCGACGAACACGCCGAACTCGTCGCAGCGCTCGACGACGTGATCGAGTCGATCGAAACGCACGACCTCGATCCCGACGAGGACGAGGAGACCGTCGCCGACCTGCTTGACGACGCCGAGGGGCTCGCCGACGACCTCGACGACGCCGAGGAGTGGGACGATCTCACGGTCCGCGAGAAACTCACCGTCGAGGGCTTCTACGACGTGCTCGAATCGGAGAACCGCAAGGACTTCCCACCGGAGTGGAACGCGATCAAGATCTACGAGAAACGTGGCGAACCCGAGCCGATCCTCCGGGGATTGGAGATGTTCGGCTCGGAGTTCATGGAGGAGCACTGCATCGAGTCGCTGAAACGTCTGGGTGCGCCGGCGGCGTTCGACGCGATGGAGCAGCGCGCCCAGAAACGCGACAAGGCCCCGATCGCGGCGCTCGGAAAGATCGGCGACGATCGCGCGCTCGACACGCTCCACGAGTACATCGAGGGCGATAGCGATCCCGGTCTCCAGAAGGTCACGCTCAAGGCGCTCGGCGAGATTGGGAGCGAGGATTCGACACAGCCGGTCGCCGATCGCCTCGTCGCCGACAACGAAACCGTGCGCTCGAACGCGGCGCGTGCCCTCGGGCTGATCGGCGACGCGCGCGCGATCGACCCGCTCGCGGACGTGATCGACGAGGACGACTCGAATTCCGTTCGCGCGAGCGCGGCGTGGGCGCTCAATCAGATCGGGACCGAAAGCGCGCTCGACGCCGCCCGCGACCACGCCGACGACCGATCGTATCTCGTCCAAAGCGAGGCCGAGAAGGCCGAACACGCGATGGCCGACGACGGCGACGCGACCGAAACCCCGGCCTGAGACGAACTCTCCTTCGACTCCGATCGGCTTGACACGAACTCTTAAATCGGAGAACGTGACCACCGGCGGGTGTGTCTCTCCGGGTGGTCGTGCTGGCGTTCGTGGCCGTCGCACTCGTCGCGTCGCCGGTCGGGTTCGCGGTAGCGACGCCTGGCGTGACTGCCGACGGAGCCCAGCCCGACGGCCCGCACGTCGCGGCAGTGTACCCGAACCCGCTCGCCGCGGAGGACGCGGGCGAGTACGTCGTGCTCACGTTCCCTGAGGCGACGAATCTCTCCGGCTGGACGCTGAGTGACGGCGAGACGAACGTCTCGCTGCCGAACGCCACGATGGAGGGCCGGATCGCGGTCACCGCCACACCGAACGCAACCACGAACCTCACGACGGCGTCGATCGTGAGCGTGAACGAGTCGGTGAGTCTCGCCAACGGTGGCGACGAGATCACGCTCCACGACGGCGAGCGTGTCGTCGACGAGATGGCGTACGAGGACGCGCCCGAGGCCGAACGCTACAACCGGACTGCCGATGGATGGGCGTGGGAGCATCTCGGTGCGACGAACTTCTCGGCGGTGCGGACGGGTCCCGCAACGACCCGGGCGTTCGTCCTGCCCGATGCGCCAGCGGTGCCGATCGACGTCCTCGAATCGGCCGAGCGCCGAATATTGCTCGCTGGGTACACCTTCAGCTCCGAGCGTGCCACAGCGGCGCTCGAACGCGCGGCCGAACGCGGCGTCGAGGTCCGCGTGCTCGTCGACGACGCGCCCGTGGGCGGGATGACGACGCGTCAGGCGAAACTCCTCGATCGTCTCACGAGCGCGGGCGTCGCGGTCGAGGTCATCGGCGGCGAGCGCGCACGGTATGACTACCATCACCCCAAATACGCCGTGATCGACGATCGCGCGCTCGTGATGACCGAGAACTGGAAACCGTCGGGAACCGGTGGTCGGTCGAGCCGCGGGTGGGGAGCGGTGGTCCGGAGCAGCGAAACTGCCGCGGAACTCGCCGAAATCTTCCGGGCGGATATCGGCTGGCGCGACACCGTTTCGTGGGGCGAATTCCGCGCGAACGAGACGTTCGAGACCGAGGCGGCGGCGAACGGGAGCTATCCGACGAGCTTCGAGCCGAAAGAAATCGAGACCCAGGGCGTGCAGCTTCTCACCGCACCCGACAACGCCGAGCGGGTGCTCGTCGATCGGATCGACCGGGCCGACGAATCGGTCGAAATCGTCCAGGCGTCGATCGGGAGCCGTCGCCAGCCGCTGCTCGAAGCAGCGATCCGTGCGGCCGAGCGCGGTGTCGACGTCCGCATCCTGCTGAGTAGCCAGTGGTACTCCGAGGAGGAGAACTCGGAACTCGCCGACTGGCTGAACCGGAAAGCAGAGGACGAGAACCTCTCACTCGACGCCAAAGTGGCCGACCCTGGCGATCGTTTCGAGAAGATCCACGCCAAGGGCGTCGTCATCGACCGCGAGGCTGCCGTCGTTGGGAGTCTCAACTGGAACAACAACTCCGCCGACGAGAACCGCGAGATCGCGGTCGTGCTCGAAGGGACGGAAGCCGGAGAGTACTACGGGAAGGTCTTCGACGCCGACTGGGAGGGTGGCGACGGCGGGTCCGGGATCGGCGACGATTCACCGCTGCCCGTCGGGATCGTCGCCGCGGTTGCGGGGATTGTGGTGCTCGCGGTCGTCGTCGCCCGCCGGATCGAGTTCGAATAGCCTCAGTAACGGCGGACGTTCGGTGGTTTCAGTCCTCGAAGCCAGCGACCGACGCGCTGCCGAGCTCCTCGTCGATCTCGGCGTCGCCCATCTTGGCTTCGAGCGCGTCGAGCACTTCTTCGCGCATTCCTTTCACGAACTTGATCGAGCCGACGACGAGGTGGCCGCCGCCGCTCACGCCGCCGCCCGTGACCTCCTCTTCGAGCTCCTCGACCATCTGTGGGATATCGAGGCGCACGCCGTCGCTCCGGAGGACGGCGAAGTCGGGGCCGTAGCCCACCGTGATGACGGGGCTGTCGGTTTCGGCGACCTTCCGATCGTGGATCGCACCCGTCGTCTTGCCCGGTGCGGGGTAGGTGAAGCGCCTGGCGTAGCGCTCGACGTCGAGCCGGTTCAACTGTGCGCCGTTGTCGAGCGATTCGGTCTCGACGTGGGGCATCGCGGCGTCGAGCTGGCGGTCGGTGTCGCGGTCGGCGCGCTCGGAGAGATGGTCGACGAGATCGCGATGGCGCTCTTCGTCGGCGGCGTCGACACCGAGCACGTCGGTCATCAGCGCGTCGCCCGAACTGTAGCGCAGCCAGTGAGCGGCGTAATCGAGTGCGTCACCGGTCGCCTGGAGGTCCGACTCGTCGTAGCCTTCCTCCTCGGCGAGCGCGAGGTAGTCGGCCATCGCGTCGGCCTCCGAGCGGTCGGTGAGGCCCGCGACCGCCGGCACGTGGCGGAGCTCGTCGGTGATCTCGGGGTGGATCATCCGCGCGACCTCGACACACAACATTCCGGTCGTCACGCCGTAGTCCTCACCACGGAGGTAGGGGTTGACGTGCTCGTCGAGCAGCCCCTCGACGGCGTCGGGATCGGGATGGTGATGATCGACGGCCACGATCGGGATGTCGTACTGGGCGAGTGCCTCGTAGGCCGGCACGTCCTCCTCGGTGCTGCCGTTGTCGAGCATCGCCACGAGCGGGAGGCGCTGGCCGTGACGGTCGCGGTCGCCGAGCGCGAAGTTGAGATCGCGCGCGACGTCCTCCATCTCGTAGAAGGGAGCCTTGCTCGGCGATCGCTTCACGAGGTGGCGCGGGGCCGAAGCGTCGCCGTGGACGTCCTCGATGAACCGCGAGAGCGCGAGCTGGACGGGGATCGACGCACACATCCCGTCGCCGTCGGCGTGATGGCGGATCCGGATCGGTCGGTTTTCGAGGACTGCGCGACGCAGCCGCGTCGCGACGCCCTCTAGGTCGTTCCATAACTTTTCGAGCGCGTCCCACTCGATCAGCGGCGTGACGTCGCGGGCTGCCGCGCGCTCGTCGAGTGCGCTGTCGAGTCGTTCACGGAGCTCGACGGCATCATCGAGACGGGCGAGTCCGTCGACCTCGACCTGGATCGCGCCCTCGCGGCGCTCCGGTGCTCCCTCGATTCGCACGAGGTCGCCGACTTCGATGTCGGGGTACGCCCGGACCCCGGCGGCCTCGAACGCCGCACAGTCGACGACGCCCGACGCGTCGCGGAGCGCGAACACCGTCGGCCCTCCCGTTTGCTCGATTCCGACGATCTCGCCGTCGAGTGTCACGCTTTCGCCGATCGTCGCTTCGAGATCGTCGGCGGCCGTGATATCGGGTTCGTACTCGACGGCGACCGTCTCGTAATCGTCGATCGTGGCTTCGTCGAAACCGAGATCGCCGTTCGGTCTGATCTCGTCGAGGCGGACGATCAGATCGTCGCCGACCGCGTACTCGCTGTCGAGGTTCGATTCGTGGACCAGCCCCGAGATGTCGTCGGCGATGTCGACGAAGACGCCGTACTCCACGACGCCGTT from Halococcus salifodinae DSM 8989 encodes:
- a CDS encoding PIN domain-containing protein codes for the protein MIVDTSFVLDVIDDLEAAVSMERELEAEGVPLVMPAMSVLELYIGVGKVANSSEERRAVETVLDSYPLVDTTPRIARRAGRLLGERMTDDGDGPGIGKADAAIAATAIERDEPVLAGDSHFGTISGVTLETYR
- a CDS encoding protein sorting system archaetidylserine synthase (This PssA-like phosphatidyltransferase, along with a PssD-like decarboxylase, is required in Haloarchaea for the archaeosortase ArtA to replace the PGF-CTERM sorting signal with a C-terminal lipid anchor.); translated protein: MQPRFVARLGLADAVTATNAGLGFLAAAAAMVDPGLAARLILLAAIADGLDGAIAQHVGSTPVGEFLDSLADVASFGVAPALFVFATARTAWDLSLAEPSPSVTLTLLVTGLFVVTAVVRLGLYTAYDIGREATEGAQTTLAATVLAVAYLAGVRSPAVLLGATLAFVGLMVAPFRYPDLRIRDALAMGVVQALSILAPGAFGRLFPRLLLAAALAYLALAPRLYRRGTPEGKRT
- a CDS encoding methytransferase partner Trm112 translates to MKESLMDIIRCPMDKQELELEPIQRDDDEVLEGRLVCTECGEEYPIEEGIPNLLPPDMRDDAPA
- a CDS encoding 30S ribosomal protein S3ae, translating into MSERSVSRQQQEKRWYTVFAPEEFDRAELGETPANEPNQVLDRTIETTLGDLTDDAGANNVKLTFRVRDVGSDAAYTEFIKHELTRDYLDSLVRRGASKVEAYLTVMTSDEYRVRIQPVAFTTQKADDSQERAIRRRMTELVEEAASERTFEELVDSVTQGRLSSAIYGEARTIYPLRRVEVGKLALDAHPDEVAEEEETAVDVDEEDVEV
- a CDS encoding antitoxin VapB family protein — encoded protein: MSRQIRLQDHVYERIRSSKRDDESFSEAVERLVGGRSLRDLRDVFEGSEVAAMREAIDDADDRDREAVREVADRFE
- a CDS encoding plastocyanin/azurin family copper-binding protein, whose product is MNRRAFLGAAAGVTAVFAGCTGQSRQEGDDEIGMSSSAFLQPENFEPRVGEAVVWRNTGSRTHTVTAYESGIPDGATFFASGGFESTKAARDAWLQRGGGGIASGETFEVTFEVPGTYNYFCIPHERGGMVAQFTVVE
- a CDS encoding HEAT repeat domain-containing protein; protein product: MSNGDDEPDADTGEGSAGATDQPADGDDGEAETDAIETKHXRSEMCIRDRDEADDGDDDEESERTREELESRVTELREAIESQRGPYAEDVVETVEGAKTTITETRWTDEGEREVAEAVERFLDGAGDALDETFAVESDGADSETENETATDAGDGEEDADDGEDADEHAELVAALDDVIESIETHDLDPDEDEETVADLLDDAEGLADDLDDAEEWDDLTVREKLTVEGFYDVLESENRKDFPPEWNAIKIYEKRGEPEPILRGLEMFGSEFMEEHCIESLKRLGAPAAFDAMEQRAQKRDKAPIAALGKIGDDRALDTLHEYIEGDSDPGLQKVTLKALGEIGSEDSTQPVADRLVADNETVRSNAARALGLIGDARAIDPLADVIDEDDSNSVRASAAWALNQIGTESALDAARDHADDRSYLVQSEAEKAEHAMADDGDATETPA
- the citZ gene encoding citrate synthase produces the protein MSDELKRGLEGVLVAESSLSNIDGDAGRLVYRGYAIEDLAREASYEEVCYLLWHGHLPDRDELDAFADALANERAVDDRILATLADLAGDERPMAALRTAVSMFSAGDPDSAANPRDREATLRKGRRVAAKVPTVLAAFDRLRNGEEPVDPHPDLGYAANFLYMLTGEEPDDVAAETFDQALVLHADHGLNASTFTTMVIASTYADAYSALTGGVGALSGPLHGGANQDVMEMLYEIDETDADPVEFVADARENREDWRVPGWGHRVYNVKDPRADILQSRLEELGESAGETKWYDATTAIENHLREEGLIEKGIAPNVDFYSGSVYHQLGIPMDMYTPIFAMSRVGGWLGHVLEYQENNRLIRPRARYTGSEDESFVPVDQR
- a CDS encoding KEOPS complex subunit Pcc1 yields the protein MSRRARLRTESTHAGVVAAALVPDNTPEMETVVADDAIETMIARETTGGLRTTVDDYVVNLSVAERVAQAAEQRAADRGIDHEADRATEHRATDQPRSTDDVDDTQTTNDTNP
- a CDS encoding DUF7524 family protein translates to MPETLAVHLNRDRLHAIEAPDSFETADSFVVEIENHGEAAHAHLRLGNGFAEIASLPSGNHYIRTGATARVPVSVHDTGPVRGTLTVATAYGSETHDIAVAVEPTAGKQTVEIDESLIQGSNRGSTTTRSSSTTSTTSTGSSSGRSGSRGSSSSRRSSSRQSSSRRSSSRSSVGGSPGLDTPALLGGTSLVILIGIGLLFLEGIAMFVGALAVLGGLVVAGYLLLY
- a CDS encoding 30S ribosomal protein S15, translated to MARMHTRRRGSSSSDTPVADDPPEWSDVDTDAIEARVVELAEEGYGPSQIGLKLRDEGVQGTPIPDVQLATDKKVTEILDDHDASGDLPEDLRNLLERAVRLREHMADNPGDAQNKRALQNAEAKVRRLADYYRGDELDEDFKYTYEHARELL
- a CDS encoding phospholipase D-like domain-containing protein, translating into MSLRVVVLAFVAVALVASPVGFAVATPGVTADGAQPDGPHVAAVYPNPLAAEDAGEYVVLTFPEATNLSGWTLSDGETNVSLPNATMEGRIAVTATPNATTNLTTASIVSVNESVSLANGGDEITLHDGERVVDEMAYEDAPEAERYNRTADGWAWEHLGATNFSAVRTGPATTRAFVLPDAPAVPIDVLESAERRILLAGYTFSSERATAALERAAERGVEVRVLVDDAPVGGMTTRQAKLLDRLTSAGVAVEVIGGERARYDYHHPKYAVIDDRALVMTENWKPSGTGGRSSRGWGAVVRSSETAAELAEIFRADIGWRDTVSWGEFRANETFETEAAANGSYPTSFEPKEIETQGVQLLTAPDNAERVLVDRIDRADESVEIVQASIGSRRQPLLEAAIRAAERGVDVRILLSSQWYSEEENSELADWLNRKAEDENLSLDAKVADPGDRFEKIHAKGVVIDREAAVVGSLNWNNNSADENREIAVVLEGTEAGEYYGKVFDADWEGGDGGSGIGDDSPLPVGIVAAVAGIVVLAVVVARRIEFE